A portion of the Mesobacillus sp. AQ2 genome contains these proteins:
- a CDS encoding YuiB family protein produces the protein MMTVVTLIISMLLFFVLFFGIGFLLNMLLRMSWVMAIVYPLIAIFIIDKYRLIDYFRNSGEAFRDLGQRISQLAVADILILSSGLAGAILAGVVIKLLRKKGYQMF, from the coding sequence ATGATGACGGTTGTCACACTGATCATTTCGATGTTATTGTTTTTTGTCCTGTTTTTCGGGATTGGATTTTTATTGAATATGCTGCTGAGGATGTCCTGGGTAATGGCGATCGTTTATCCATTGATTGCGATATTCATTATTGATAAATATCGGTTGATCGATTACTTCCGCAACAGCGGGGAAGCTTTCCGTGATCTTGGACAGCGGATTTCGCAGCTGGCTGTCGCAGATATACTGATTCTGAGCAGCGGGCTTGCAGGTGCAATACTTGCCGGTGTTGTAATCAAACTTTTACGAAAAAAAGGATATCAAATGTTTTAA
- a CDS encoding NUDIX hydrolase: MGKRENVWLGVAGVVMDEDGRWLVVKKRYGGLEGSWSLPAGFVEEGETADQAVLREVREETGIECTVIGLLGVRTGVIRESISDNMLVFLLKPLPDQEVMAQETELYEAGFLSPDHLKSDPDTSMLLHYLLSKPIANVISGKQGMDPGKQFHYSAYQLFL; the protein is encoded by the coding sequence CTGGGAGTTGCCGGAGTTGTCATGGATGAGGATGGCCGCTGGCTTGTTGTCAAAAAGCGCTACGGCGGCCTGGAAGGAAGCTGGTCCCTTCCGGCAGGCTTCGTTGAGGAAGGGGAGACCGCTGACCAGGCTGTTCTCAGGGAAGTGAGGGAAGAAACAGGAATAGAGTGCACTGTCATCGGTCTTCTAGGGGTGCGAACCGGCGTAATCAGGGAGTCGATCAGCGATAATATGCTCGTTTTTTTATTAAAACCATTGCCGGACCAGGAAGTAATGGCACAAGAAACGGAATTATATGAAGCAGGATTTTTGTCACCTGATCATTTAAAATCAGACCCTGATACCTCAATGCTGCTGCATTACCTTTTGAGTAAACCCATAGCTAATGTGATCAGCGGCAAACAGGGAATGGACCCGGGAAAGCAGTTTCATTATAGCGCATACCAATTATTTTTATAA
- a CDS encoding DUF309 domain-containing protein translates to MTGYPEEYYEFFIKFNEGDYYTCHDLLEDMWMTDKGNLFLKGLLQMSVAIYHYSYGNVKGARLMMQAAHDYLQTYRPIHWGLDLEKIYPFIEKCLETFPDGLDRVPYEEVGALPELPVLYLYLED, encoded by the coding sequence TTGACAGGCTACCCTGAAGAGTACTATGAGTTCTTTATTAAATTCAACGAAGGGGACTATTATACCTGCCATGACTTGCTTGAAGATATGTGGATGACGGATAAAGGCAATCTTTTTTTAAAAGGGCTGCTGCAAATGAGTGTTGCGATCTATCATTACAGCTACGGAAATGTGAAGGGAGCGCGGCTCATGATGCAGGCAGCGCATGATTACCTTCAAACCTACCGTCCAATCCACTGGGGACTTGATCTGGAAAAAATATATCCCTTCATCGAAAAGTGCCTAGAAACATTCCCAGACGGACTTGACCGTGTTCCCTATGAAGAAGTCGGGGCACTGCCAGAGCTGCCGGTTTTATATTTATATCTGGAAGACTAG
- a CDS encoding YuiA family protein has translation MKMQAHDSKECPYCSGKGYFQLLLGGSETCTCCSGSGKSKN, from the coding sequence ATGAAAATGCAGGCACATGATTCAAAGGAATGTCCTTATTGCTCAGGTAAAGGCTACTTCCAACTACTTCTTGGCGGATCAGAAACATGCACTTGCTGCAGCGGCTCAGGAAAATCAAAAAATTAA
- a CDS encoding 3D domain-containing protein, with protein MNILKMWAKRSAMAVLFFAAITSTFHSISGVEASTVSTYVFDSAGAQQEENSSFDHKKKSMGLALKFLKKVSDFTTKISSSEKVAGAPPTLEESMNWSQYPTKQIIATGYTAGIESTGKNPGHPGYGITYSGVKVKRDLYSTVAADLNVFPIGTILFIPGYGFGVVADKGGAIKGNKVDLYYDTVKDVYEQWGKKTLDAYIIEMGNGKLTEDDLKALNENESMQVFRQQYISGKKS; from the coding sequence ATGAATATTTTAAAAATGTGGGCAAAACGCTCAGCTATGGCAGTTTTATTTTTTGCTGCTATAACTTCAACTTTCCACTCGATTTCAGGAGTGGAAGCTTCCACTGTTTCTACATACGTTTTTGACAGTGCTGGCGCACAACAAGAGGAAAATTCAAGTTTTGATCATAAAAAAAAGTCAATGGGGCTTGCCCTTAAGTTTTTGAAAAAAGTTTCGGACTTCACGACGAAGATCTCTTCTAGTGAAAAAGTAGCCGGCGCACCGCCGACACTTGAGGAATCAATGAACTGGTCGCAATACCCGACAAAGCAGATCATTGCAACGGGCTATACGGCAGGAATTGAATCCACTGGTAAAAATCCTGGCCACCCAGGCTATGGAATTACTTATTCAGGTGTGAAGGTCAAACGCGACCTCTACTCGACCGTAGCCGCTGACTTAAATGTATTCCCGATCGGGACCATCCTTTTCATCCCTGGATATGGATTTGGGGTTGTCGCCGATAAAGGCGGGGCAATCAAGGGAAATAAAGTGGATTTATATTATGATACTGTTAAGGATGTATACGAACAATGGGGCAAGAAGACGCTGGACGCATACATAATTGAAATGGGTAACGGCAAGCTTACAGAAGATGACCTGAAAGCACTCAACGAAAATGAATCCATGCAGGTTTTCCGCCAGCAGTATATTAGCGGAAAGAAATCTTAA
- a CDS encoding leucyl aminopeptidase: MFTVSNQFNLTNSHDCLVIGLFNKPSGLEGVVGEADKLFDGQLTELIKSGDISTRKKEVSKIHTFGKIGAKKIYFVGLGHEKEYKFETLRDAFGRLFKTAKKEKWTEAAVLLDTFTSDSVELNDAAHALGEAFPMATYEFAGYKQKSNEPEKRIESLTVYNADEEGDVEAALEVGYVFGKGTNSARTLVNTPGNLLTATDMAEYALKLAEKYEFEAEILEKEEMEKLGMGALLAVNQGSAEPPKMIVLKYQGKEEWNNVIGLVGKGITFDTGGYSIKTKAGIVGMKSDMGGAAAVLGAMEIIGELKPERNVVAVIPSTDNMISGTAFKPDDVITSMSGKTIEVLNTDAEGRLVLADAMTYAKHHGADYLVDIATLTGGVITALGLHTSGALTNNEEFFEQVLEASYESGEPIWRLPLFERDIERVRGSKIADLNNSPGAEGHAIMGGAFVGEFAEGTPWVHLDIAGTATTSKEHDLGPAGATGVMARTLALLVERFETEEDEK; the protein is encoded by the coding sequence TTGTTTACTGTTAGCAATCAATTTAATTTGACCAACAGCCATGACTGTCTTGTGATTGGCCTGTTCAATAAGCCATCAGGACTTGAAGGCGTGGTTGGGGAAGCAGACAAGCTTTTTGACGGACAATTGACTGAACTGATCAAAAGCGGGGATATTTCAACAAGGAAAAAAGAGGTTTCCAAAATACATACTTTCGGTAAAATTGGCGCGAAGAAGATTTATTTTGTCGGGCTTGGACATGAGAAAGAATATAAATTCGAGACTTTGAGGGACGCATTTGGCCGTCTGTTCAAGACAGCAAAGAAGGAGAAATGGACGGAAGCAGCAGTGCTTTTGGATACTTTTACAAGCGACAGCGTCGAGCTGAACGATGCAGCACACGCACTTGGAGAAGCTTTCCCGATGGCTACATATGAATTCGCAGGCTACAAGCAAAAATCGAACGAGCCAGAAAAGCGCATTGAGAGCCTTACTGTTTACAATGCCGATGAAGAAGGCGATGTGGAAGCAGCTCTAGAGGTTGGCTATGTTTTCGGCAAAGGCACGAATTCAGCACGAACGCTCGTCAATACACCGGGCAATCTGTTGACTGCGACAGATATGGCGGAATATGCGCTGAAGCTCGCAGAAAAATATGAGTTTGAAGCAGAAATTTTAGAAAAAGAAGAAATGGAAAAGCTCGGCATGGGTGCGTTGCTGGCCGTCAATCAGGGTTCAGCTGAGCCGCCGAAAATGATTGTCCTGAAATATCAGGGCAAGGAAGAATGGAATAATGTCATCGGGCTGGTCGGCAAGGGCATCACATTTGACACAGGCGGCTACTCGATTAAAACGAAGGCCGGCATCGTCGGAATGAAGTCAGATATGGGCGGTGCAGCGGCCGTGCTTGGCGCGATGGAGATCATCGGTGAACTGAAACCCGAGCGCAATGTCGTTGCCGTCATTCCGTCTACTGACAACATGATCAGCGGCACTGCATTCAAGCCGGATGACGTCATCACATCCATGAGCGGAAAAACAATTGAAGTGCTGAATACCGATGCAGAAGGACGCCTTGTGCTTGCGGATGCCATGACATACGCTAAGCATCACGGCGCAGATTACCTGGTTGATATTGCAACTCTGACAGGCGGCGTGATTACTGCTTTAGGACTGCATACATCAGGAGCTTTGACGAATAACGAGGAATTCTTTGAACAAGTGCTTGAGGCTTCCTATGAGTCAGGAGAGCCAATCTGGCGCCTGCCATTGTTCGAGCGCGATATTGAGCGCGTGAGGGGCAGCAAGATCGCCGACCTGAACAATTCGCCAGGGGCCGAAGGACATGCAATCATGGGCGGAGCCTTTGTCGGTGAGTTTGCAGAAGGCACTCCATGGGTTCACCTTGATATCGCTGGAACAGCTACCACCAGCAAAGAGCATGACCTGGGACCAGCAGGCGCAACTGGCGTCATGGCCAGAACACTCGCATTGCTGGTTGAACGATTCGAGACAGAAGAAGATGAAAAATAA
- a CDS encoding divergent PAP2 family protein, translating to MELLTNFPLWASLAAIFFAQFVKVPIQYIATRRIDWSLLTSTGGMPSSHSAAVTALSTGVALQAGLDSAVFAVSAVFAIITMFDASGVRRQAGEQAIVLNQLVADFGRFAQEAKGWQKKPEQEKQKELKELLGHKPIEVFFGGLTGIVLTLLLHYLL from the coding sequence ATGGAATTATTAACGAATTTCCCATTGTGGGCCTCGCTGGCGGCGATTTTTTTCGCGCAGTTCGTGAAGGTCCCGATTCAATATATTGCGACGAGGAGGATTGACTGGTCGCTGCTGACGAGTACGGGCGGTATGCCGAGCTCACACTCCGCTGCTGTGACAGCATTGTCGACAGGGGTGGCTCTTCAAGCAGGACTCGATTCAGCTGTATTTGCTGTTTCGGCTGTCTTTGCGATTATCACGATGTTCGATGCCTCGGGTGTCCGCAGGCAGGCTGGAGAGCAGGCTATTGTCCTGAACCAGCTAGTGGCTGATTTTGGCCGCTTCGCCCAGGAAGCAAAGGGATGGCAAAAGAAACCCGAGCAGGAAAAGCAAAAAGAGCTGAAAGAGCTGCTGGGACACAAGCCCATCGAAGTTTTTTTCGGCGGATTGACTGGCATTGTGCTGACTTTGCTGCTGCATTATCTTTTATAA
- a CDS encoding cobalamin-binding protein: MKVVSLCPSNTEIMEFLGLSHLLVGVDDFSDWPEAVKSLPKLGPDLSIDLNLVEELKPDLVLASLSVPGMEKNIEGLKERNIPHIILNPQSLQDIEKDLLVTAEALNMPERGQNAAEKFRNRLENIRQKGEAVKWKPKLYWEWWPKPVFTPGRINWLTEISEAAGAENIFNDVELASVQTDWDDVKSRNPDYLCIAWVGVRKQKVKKELITNRPGWKELDAVKEDRLFILEEELYCRPSPRLLDGLEKLHHLIHK; this comes from the coding sequence ATGAAAGTAGTGTCATTATGTCCCAGCAATACCGAAATCATGGAATTTCTCGGGCTGTCTCATCTTCTCGTCGGAGTGGATGATTTCTCCGATTGGCCCGAAGCGGTAAAATCGCTGCCTAAGCTTGGCCCGGACCTTTCGATCGATCTTAATCTTGTTGAAGAATTGAAGCCAGACCTCGTGCTTGCATCTTTAAGCGTGCCTGGTATGGAAAAGAATATCGAAGGCCTGAAGGAACGCAATATTCCCCATATCATTCTGAATCCGCAATCGCTTCAGGATATAGAGAAAGATTTATTGGTCACGGCCGAAGCATTGAACATGCCAGAGCGCGGGCAGAATGCTGCAGAAAAGTTCAGAAACAGACTCGAGAACATCAGGCAAAAAGGGGAAGCAGTTAAATGGAAACCGAAGCTCTACTGGGAGTGGTGGCCAAAACCTGTATTCACTCCCGGCAGGATCAATTGGCTGACAGAAATATCAGAAGCTGCCGGTGCTGAAAATATTTTTAATGATGTTGAACTTGCCAGCGTACAGACTGACTGGGATGATGTAAAATCCCGGAATCCGGATTATCTGTGCATTGCCTGGGTCGGTGTCAGGAAACAAAAGGTGAAAAAAGAATTGATTACAAACAGGCCCGGCTGGAAAGAACTCGACGCTGTCAAGGAAGACCGTCTTTTCATTCTAGAGGAAGAACTGTATTGCCGGCCGTCCCCCAGACTTCTTGATGGTCTGGAAAAATTGCACCATCTCATCCACAAATAA